In one window of Leifsonia sp. NPDC080035 DNA:
- a CDS encoding GNAT family protein, which produces MGVVELAGERVRLDAPGLADVDRIAVLCQDPEIAGWTTVPVPYGREDAHGFVTGMVADGWVSGRSCTWAIRADGPGVAGETLVGMIGLHGIEERQAEIGFWLAPEARGRGVMSEAVSLVLDFGFAPAPGGLGLQRVEWFAFEGNAASAAVARRAGFHWEGRRRLGGVQRGVRRDDWQAGLLAEDPRIPVEGWPEETFRQSRP; this is translated from the coding sequence ATGGGCGTCGTCGAGCTGGCCGGGGAGCGGGTCCGGCTCGACGCGCCCGGTCTCGCCGATGTGGACCGCATCGCGGTGCTCTGCCAGGACCCGGAGATCGCCGGGTGGACAACCGTCCCCGTCCCGTACGGACGGGAGGACGCACACGGCTTCGTGACCGGCATGGTCGCGGACGGCTGGGTGAGCGGGCGCAGCTGCACGTGGGCGATCCGTGCCGATGGCCCCGGGGTCGCGGGTGAGACGCTCGTCGGCATGATCGGCCTGCACGGCATCGAGGAACGACAGGCGGAGATCGGCTTCTGGCTGGCCCCCGAGGCGCGCGGTCGCGGCGTGATGTCGGAGGCGGTCTCCCTCGTGCTCGACTTCGGGTTCGCGCCAGCGCCCGGCGGCCTCGGCCTCCAGCGCGTCGAGTGGTTCGCGTTCGAGGGCAACGCCGCGAGCGCCGCCGTCGCGCGCCGCGCCGGATTCCACTGGGAGGGCAGGCGCCGCCTCGGCGGCGTGCAGCGCGGCGTGCGCCGCGACGACTGGCAGGCGGGCCTCCTCGCCGAGGATCCGCGCATCCCCGTCGAGGGCTGGCCGGAGGAGACGTTCCGGCAGTCGCGGCCGTGA
- a CDS encoding HAD family hydrolase — protein MTAPAVVLFDLDDTLFAHRAAVAAGIQRYAAMLGAPYGRLEARELVALWHDLEEQHYHSYLAGRLDFEGQRQARARDFAARHGVALSDEDASAWFARYFEHYVAAWSLHDDALPCLDELARRIPGVRFGLITNGDLAFQRRKVESVGLDARIQRLIASGEVGVAKPDPAIFLAACAEFGIEPRQAAYIGDRLRTDAIGAARAGLTGVWLDRTGAVPSAEDAADACSAGVRTIQGLDALPALLAS, from the coding sequence GTGACCGCGCCCGCGGTCGTGCTCTTCGACCTGGACGACACCCTCTTCGCGCACCGGGCCGCCGTCGCGGCGGGCATCCAACGGTACGCAGCGATGCTCGGCGCGCCGTACGGACGGCTGGAGGCGCGCGAACTGGTCGCGCTCTGGCACGACCTGGAGGAGCAGCACTACCACTCCTACCTCGCCGGGCGCCTCGACTTCGAGGGCCAGCGTCAGGCCAGGGCGCGCGACTTCGCCGCGCGGCACGGTGTTGCGCTCTCGGACGAGGACGCGAGCGCCTGGTTCGCCCGCTACTTCGAGCACTACGTGGCCGCGTGGTCGTTGCACGACGACGCCCTGCCGTGCCTGGACGAGCTCGCCCGGCGCATCCCCGGCGTCCGCTTCGGCCTGATCACGAACGGCGACCTGGCCTTCCAGCGCCGCAAGGTGGAGTCCGTCGGCCTGGACGCGCGCATCCAGCGGCTGATCGCCTCCGGCGAGGTCGGGGTCGCCAAGCCGGACCCGGCGATCTTCCTGGCCGCGTGCGCGGAGTTCGGCATCGAGCCGCGACAGGCCGCCTACATCGGCGACCGCCTGCGCACGGACGCGATCGGCGCTGCCCGTGCCGGACTGACCGGCGTCTGGCTGGACCGCACCGGCGCCGTCCCGTCCGCGGAGGATGCGGCGGACGCCTGCAGCGCGGGCGTGCGGACGATCCAGGGCCTCGACGCGCTGCCCGCCCTGCTCGCCTCCTGA
- a CDS encoding LCP family protein, producing MRHSATAVSVRHGRLPERRARGPLARLLAGTLAVLTVSAGAVAAYAVGDTLQSLKPSIHLVSASGKSVTPPAVGAESGEVNILLAGTDTRTGQGGQFSTADELAGSSGAGNNDVTMVLHLSADHKHASVISIPRDLMVPVPSCPTTNGSTSAQSSAQFNTTLSTGGLSCVVLTAEALTGLTIPYAAEISFDGVTAMSNAVGGVTVCLATPLVDPYVGLDLTAGDQTLVGSDALAFVRSRHGVGDGSDLGRISNQQLFLSALLRKATSAGVLGNPLTLYSLAKAATSNIQLSDTLSSPTTLVSIGLALKSVPLRDFVFVQYPTMTDPDDPNRVVPEPTGVDALKRALTTDTPVVLTGTTGSGTEAAPSATSTASPTATAGPTATPTPTPTSAASTSPTSTPTPTAVSLPTDVTGQTADQQTCTKGN from the coding sequence ATGAGACACTCTGCGACCGCCGTCTCCGTGCGGCACGGCCGGCTTCCCGAGCGGCGTGCGCGCGGCCCGCTGGCGCGCCTGCTGGCCGGGACGCTGGCGGTGCTCACGGTGTCGGCCGGGGCCGTCGCCGCGTATGCCGTCGGCGACACGTTGCAGTCGCTGAAGCCGTCCATCCATCTGGTGTCGGCGTCCGGGAAGTCGGTGACGCCGCCGGCCGTGGGGGCGGAGTCGGGCGAGGTGAACATCCTGCTCGCCGGCACGGACACCCGCACCGGGCAGGGCGGCCAGTTCTCGACCGCCGACGAGCTCGCGGGCAGCTCGGGGGCGGGCAACAACGACGTGACGATGGTGCTGCATCTCTCTGCCGACCACAAGCACGCGTCGGTCATCAGCATCCCGCGTGACCTCATGGTGCCGGTGCCGTCGTGCCCGACCACGAACGGATCGACGTCCGCCCAGTCGAGCGCGCAGTTCAACACGACGCTGTCGACCGGCGGGCTCTCCTGCGTGGTCCTCACCGCGGAGGCGCTGACCGGGCTCACCATCCCGTACGCGGCCGAGATCAGCTTCGACGGGGTCACGGCCATGTCGAACGCGGTCGGCGGCGTCACCGTCTGCCTGGCGACGCCGCTCGTCGACCCCTACGTCGGCCTCGACCTCACGGCGGGGGACCAGACCCTCGTTGGATCGGACGCGCTCGCGTTCGTCCGCAGCCGGCACGGCGTCGGGGACGGCAGCGACCTCGGCCGGATCAGCAACCAGCAGCTGTTCCTCTCCGCGTTGCTGCGCAAGGCCACAAGCGCCGGTGTGCTCGGCAACCCGCTCACGCTGTACTCGCTGGCGAAGGCCGCCACCTCCAACATCCAGCTCTCCGACACGCTCTCCTCGCCGACGACCCTGGTGTCCATCGGGCTGGCGTTGAAGAGCGTCCCGCTGCGCGACTTCGTCTTCGTGCAGTACCCGACCATGACCGATCCGGATGACCCGAACCGCGTCGTGCCGGAGCCGACGGGAGTGGATGCGCTGAAGCGCGCGCTCACGACGGATACCCCGGTCGTGCTCACCGGGACGACCGGATCGGGCACCGAGGCGGCGCCGAGCGCGACGTCGACCGCGAGCCCGACGGCGACCGCAGGCCCGACAGCGACGCCCACACCGACTCCGACCTCAGCGGCGTCCACATCCCCGACCTCGACACCGACCCCGACAGCGGTCAGCCTGCCGACCGATGTGACCGGTCAGACCGCCGACCAGCAGACCTGCACCAAGGGCAACTGA